From Xiphophorus couchianus chromosome 4, X_couchianus-1.0, whole genome shotgun sequence, a single genomic window includes:
- the cdc42se2 gene encoding CDC42 small effector protein 2, translated as MTEFWVCFSCCIAEQPQPKRRRRIDRSMIGEPTNFVHTTHVGSGDMGHGLASVDLVQAQMKSKGGYTHGGSEGSQL; from the exons ATGACTGAGTTCTGGGTTTGTTTCAGTTGCTGCATTGCAGAGCAGCCGCAACCA aaaCGGCGGCGACGAATCGACCGCTCCATGATCGGGGAGCCAACAAACTTTGTTCACACCACACATGTAGGCTCGGGAGATATGGGCCATGGATTGGCATCA GTAGATCTTGTTCAGGCTCAGATGAAGTCTAAAGGAGGCTACACACACGGTGGCTCAGAGGGCTCTCAATTGTAG